In Archangium violaceum, the following are encoded in one genomic region:
- the zwf gene encoding glucose-6-phosphate dehydrogenase, with protein sequence MQPAAVTLEEPRYMEATATVRAEPCTFVLFGASGDLARRKLLPALYRLALEGHLPPESAIVGAALPVMSTEQFRASMREALECAPGVGPVDETAWHAFARRLHYLSMDLSSSEDYRRLGHLLERVDREHGTHGNRVFYLSLAPTLHAETVRHLGELGLTHGRGWSRLVVEKPFGTDLETAQSLNRHIHRYLDESRVYRMDHYLGKEMVQNLLVLRFANRIFEPLWDRGHIDHVQITNAETVGVEGRGGYYEKAGVVRDMLQNHLLQVLALVAMEPPSSLSPEAVHDAKMEVMAAARAFSPERIRTECVRGQYGPGLLGGQLVPGYRQEPGVAPDSRTETFAMLTMRFDNPRWAGVPFYVRSGKRLARRLTEVVVQFKEGPLGRGSPNQLHLRIQPDEGIALRFATKAPGRAAHHHEVALDFRYGDTFGTRLAEAYERLLLDCMLGVSTHYVRNDLVERGWELMMPLLEAWGSKRDEVPLHTYAAGTWGPTAASGLVEAQGRRWNGY encoded by the coding sequence ATGCAGCCCGCAGCCGTGACCCTGGAGGAGCCGCGCTATATGGAAGCCACCGCCACCGTCCGGGCCGAACCGTGCACCTTCGTGCTCTTCGGCGCGTCCGGAGACCTGGCCCGGCGCAAGCTCCTGCCCGCGCTCTACCGCCTCGCCCTGGAGGGCCACCTGCCCCCGGAGTCCGCCATCGTCGGCGCGGCGCTCCCGGTGATGAGCACCGAGCAGTTCCGCGCCAGCATGCGCGAGGCCCTCGAGTGCGCTCCCGGGGTCGGCCCGGTGGACGAGACGGCCTGGCACGCCTTCGCGCGCAGGCTCCACTACCTGTCCATGGACCTCTCCAGCTCCGAGGACTACCGGCGCCTGGGCCACCTGCTCGAGCGGGTGGACCGCGAGCACGGCACGCACGGCAACCGCGTCTTCTACCTGTCGCTCGCGCCCACGCTCCACGCGGAGACGGTGCGCCACCTGGGAGAGCTCGGGCTCACGCACGGCCGGGGCTGGTCGCGGCTGGTGGTGGAGAAGCCCTTCGGAACGGACCTGGAGACGGCCCAGTCCCTCAACCGGCACATCCACCGCTACCTCGACGAGTCGCGCGTGTACCGGATGGACCATTACCTGGGCAAGGAGATGGTCCAGAACCTGCTCGTGCTGCGCTTCGCCAACCGCATCTTCGAGCCGCTGTGGGACCGCGGGCACATCGACCACGTGCAGATAACGAACGCGGAGACGGTGGGCGTGGAGGGACGCGGCGGCTACTACGAGAAGGCGGGCGTGGTGCGCGACATGCTGCAGAACCACCTGCTCCAGGTGCTCGCGCTCGTGGCCATGGAGCCGCCCTCGAGCCTCTCGCCGGAGGCGGTGCACGACGCGAAGATGGAGGTGATGGCGGCGGCGCGTGCCTTCTCGCCCGAGCGCATCCGCACCGAGTGCGTGCGCGGCCAGTACGGCCCGGGGCTGCTCGGCGGCCAGCTCGTGCCCGGCTACCGGCAGGAGCCGGGCGTCGCCCCCGACTCGCGCACGGAGACCTTCGCGATGCTGACGATGCGCTTCGACAACCCGCGCTGGGCCGGCGTGCCCTTCTACGTGCGCTCCGGGAAGCGGCTGGCCCGGCGGCTCACCGAGGTGGTGGTCCAGTTCAAGGAGGGGCCGCTGGGCCGGGGCTCGCCCAACCAGCTCCACCTCCGCATCCAGCCCGACGAGGGCATCGCCCTGCGCTTCGCCACGAAGGCGCCGGGACGGGCGGCGCACCACCATGAGGTGGCCCTGGACTTCCGCTACGGGGACACCTTCGGCACCCGGCTCGCCGAGGCCTACGAGCGTCTGCTGCTGGACTGCATGCTCGGCGTCTCCACGCACTACGTGCGCAACGACCTGGTCGAGCGCGGCTGGGAGCTCATGATGCCCCTGCTGGAAGCCTGGGGCTCGAAACGCGACGAGGTGCCCCTGCACACCTACGCCGCGGGAACGTGGGGCCCCACCGCCGCGAGCGGCCTGGTGGAGGCCCAGGGCCGACGCTGGAACGGGTACTGA